One Streptomyces sp. RPA4-2 genomic window carries:
- a CDS encoding Rieske (2Fe-2S) protein — translation MTSESLHPAPAPARRTVVAAVGAAGLAVALTACGSEDKSSVSSSSASSGSSGGGDNGAARNAGGTVLAKTADIPEGGGKVFADQGVVVTQPTAGTFKAFSSKCTHQGCAVKDISNGVITCPCHNSQFSATDGSVKKGPATQALAAADISVDGDSIKLA, via the coding sequence ATGACCAGCGAATCGCTTCACCCCGCCCCGGCCCCGGCACGCCGCACCGTCGTGGCGGCGGTCGGCGCGGCGGGACTCGCCGTCGCGCTGACCGCGTGCGGGTCGGAGGACAAGTCCTCCGTCTCCTCCTCCAGCGCGAGCAGCGGCAGTTCGGGCGGCGGCGACAACGGCGCGGCCAGGAACGCGGGCGGCACGGTCCTCGCCAAGACCGCCGACATCCCGGAGGGCGGCGGCAAGGTCTTCGCCGACCAGGGCGTGGTGGTCACGCAGCCGACGGCGGGCACCTTCAAGGCCTTCTCGTCCAAGTGCACCCACCAGGGCTGCGCCGTGAAGGACATCTCGAACGGCGTGATCACCTGCCCCTGCCACAACAGCCAGTTCTCCGCCACGGACGGCAGCGTGAAGAAGGGGCCCGCGACGCAGGCCCTGGCGGCCGCCGACATCAGCGTGGACGGGGACTCGATCAAGCTCGCGTGA
- a CDS encoding cysteine hydrolase: protein MPSYEQLRELLDPATTVLLTVECQQGVVGPGSALPELADEARSSGALAQVARLVSAAHEGGVQVIHAVAERRADGRGANRNARLFRAAERLPVRQLPGTAAVRVAAPIEVAEEDLVVRRLHGLSPIAGTDVDALLRNLGCRTLVVTGVSANVAVPNAVFDAVNRGYTVVVPADAIAGVPSDYTPAMIRNTLALVATVTTTEDVLACFARPRR from the coding sequence GTGCCGTCGTACGAACAGCTCCGTGAACTCCTCGATCCCGCCACCACCGTGCTGCTCACCGTCGAGTGCCAGCAGGGCGTGGTGGGTCCTGGCAGCGCACTGCCCGAACTCGCCGACGAGGCCCGCTCCTCCGGGGCGTTGGCGCAGGTGGCCCGGCTGGTGTCCGCGGCCCATGAGGGCGGGGTGCAGGTGATCCACGCGGTCGCGGAGCGGCGCGCCGACGGGCGCGGCGCCAACCGCAACGCCCGGCTCTTCCGCGCCGCCGAACGGCTTCCCGTGCGCCAGCTGCCGGGGACGGCGGCGGTCCGGGTCGCCGCCCCGATCGAGGTCGCCGAGGAGGACCTCGTCGTACGCCGTCTGCACGGGCTGTCGCCGATCGCGGGGACGGATGTCGACGCGCTGCTGCGCAACCTGGGCTGCCGCACCCTCGTGGTGACCGGTGTCTCCGCCAACGTCGCCGTCCCGAATGCCGTGTTCGATGCCGTGAACCGCGGCTACACCGTCGTGGTGCCCGCGGACGCCATCGCGGGAGTGCCCTCCGACTACACCCCCGCGATGATCCGCAACACGCTCGCCCTCGTCGCCACCGTCACCACCACCGAAGACGTGCTGGCCTGTTTCGCGCGACCGCGCCGCTGA
- a CDS encoding pyridoxamine 5'-phosphate oxidase family protein, with product MTVTQRRGRKIMMTPGELDEFLTTQRTCRVATVSQDGVPHVSALWFAWDGTSLWLYSVVRSKRWAQLRRDPRVAVVVDSGEEYDQLRGVELSGTVEFVGEVPRTGELRAELDVPETLFARKNFGLEEMPHDGRHAWARLTPTAIASWDFRKLPPL from the coding sequence ATGACCGTCACTCAGCGCAGGGGTCGGAAGATCATGATGACTCCCGGCGAACTGGACGAGTTCCTCACCACCCAGCGCACGTGCCGCGTCGCGACGGTGTCGCAGGACGGCGTCCCGCATGTGAGCGCCCTCTGGTTCGCCTGGGACGGCACCTCGTTGTGGCTCTACTCCGTGGTCCGCAGCAAGCGGTGGGCCCAGTTGCGGCGTGACCCGCGGGTCGCGGTGGTGGTCGACTCCGGGGAGGAGTACGACCAGTTGCGGGGCGTCGAGCTGTCCGGGACGGTGGAGTTCGTGGGCGAGGTCCCGCGCACCGGGGAGCTCCGCGCCGAACTCGACGTCCCGGAGACCCTGTTCGCCCGCAAGAACTTCGGTCTGGAGGAGATGCCGCACGACGGCCGCCACGCGTGGGCGCGGCTGACTCCGACGGCGATCGCCTCCTGGGACTTCCGGAAGCTGCCGCCGCTGTAG
- a CDS encoding LysR family transcriptional regulator, whose protein sequence is MLNLERLRTLDALARHGSVSGAADGLHVTTSAVSQQMSKLEREVGQQLLAKNGRGVRLTDAGRLLADHAARILSQVELAQSDLEAQRGQVVGELRLSAFPTAARGLFPTALAALRADHPGLRVRSCELEPEAGVAGVVRGDLDLAVVLDWYNKPMPLPDGLVKASILDDPAEVAMPVGHRLADRAEVDLAEFAEDEWITWGEGEFCHEWLMFTLRSKGVEPHVGHRAAETHTQLSMVAAGLGVCIAPVLGRRPMAEGVVTVPLRQRVRRHVYVVWRADADRRPSIRAAVEALRAAGEGVH, encoded by the coding sequence ATGTTGAATCTGGAGCGCCTGCGCACCCTCGACGCCCTGGCCCGGCACGGCTCGGTGAGCGGCGCGGCTGACGGGCTGCACGTGACGACCTCGGCCGTCTCCCAGCAGATGTCCAAGCTGGAGCGCGAGGTGGGGCAGCAGCTGCTCGCCAAGAACGGGCGAGGCGTGAGGCTCACGGACGCGGGCCGGCTCCTCGCCGACCACGCGGCGCGCATCCTCTCGCAGGTCGAACTCGCCCAGTCCGACCTGGAGGCACAGCGCGGCCAGGTCGTCGGCGAGCTGCGGCTCTCGGCGTTCCCGACCGCCGCCCGCGGGCTGTTCCCCACCGCGCTCGCCGCACTGCGCGCCGACCACCCCGGGCTGCGGGTGCGCTCGTGCGAGCTGGAGCCGGAGGCCGGGGTCGCGGGAGTGGTGCGCGGCGACCTCGACCTGGCGGTGGTGCTCGACTGGTACAACAAGCCGATGCCGCTGCCCGACGGCCTGGTGAAGGCGTCGATCCTCGACGACCCGGCCGAGGTGGCGATGCCGGTCGGCCACCGGCTCGCTGACCGCGCGGAGGTCGACCTGGCCGAGTTCGCCGAGGACGAGTGGATCACCTGGGGCGAGGGCGAGTTCTGCCACGAGTGGCTGATGTTCACGCTGCGCTCCAAGGGCGTCGAGCCACACGTCGGCCATCGCGCCGCCGAGACGCACACCCAGCTCAGCATGGTCGCCGCGGGGCTCGGCGTCTGCATCGCGCCGGTGCTCGGGCGTCGTCCGATGGCGGAGGGGGTCGTCACGGTGCCGCTGCGCCAGCGTGTACGGCGCCATGTGTACGTCGTCTGGCGGGCGGACGCCGACCGCCGCCCGTCGATCAGGGCGGCGGTGGAGGCACTGCGGGCGGCCGGGGAAGGGGTCCACTGA
- a CDS encoding aminotransferase class I/II-fold pyridoxal phosphate-dependent enzyme, protein MLGEYPIEGRRAADIASSVERAVGAGALEPGQPLPPMRELAARLGVNPNTVAAAYRVLRERGVIETDGRRGSRVRSKPVTTGREYIRVEVPDGVRNLVDGNPDRALLPGLAEAFAAAAGQSDRDPVLYGDAAVEPELWRLARADLDADGVPEGPVVVTSGSLDGIERVLAAHLKPGDAVAVEDPGWGSVFDLAPALGLRTVPVRVDDEGPLPDDVRRALEGGARALIVTDRAQNPTGAAVTATRARALRSVLARYPRTLLVEDDHGHRIVDLPLHPLAGVTDHWALVRSVAKAYGPDLRLAVLTGDAVTMDRVHGRQRLGPGWVSRLLQRAVAHLWASGAVEVPAVAAAYGRRRDALITALAERGIEAHGRSGMNVWIPVPDETGAVARLLHAGWAVAPGARFRMSAPPGIRITVSTLTPDDIGPLADAVASAAGPAPARRYV, encoded by the coding sequence GTGCTAGGAGAGTATCCGATCGAAGGGCGCCGCGCAGCCGACATCGCGTCGAGCGTCGAGCGTGCGGTGGGCGCCGGAGCGCTCGAACCGGGACAGCCACTGCCCCCGATGCGGGAGTTGGCCGCGCGGCTGGGGGTGAATCCCAATACCGTGGCCGCCGCGTACCGCGTGCTGCGGGAACGCGGGGTGATCGAGACGGATGGCCGCCGAGGCAGCCGTGTCCGCTCCAAGCCCGTCACCACGGGGCGCGAGTACATCCGGGTCGAGGTGCCGGACGGTGTACGGAACCTGGTGGACGGCAACCCGGACCGCGCTCTGCTGCCCGGCCTCGCGGAGGCGTTCGCCGCGGCGGCGGGACAGTCGGACCGGGACCCCGTGCTGTACGGGGACGCCGCCGTGGAACCGGAACTGTGGCGGCTCGCACGCGCCGATCTCGACGCGGACGGGGTGCCGGAGGGTCCCGTCGTCGTCACGTCCGGGTCCCTCGACGGCATCGAGCGCGTCCTGGCGGCCCATCTCAAGCCGGGTGACGCCGTCGCCGTGGAGGACCCGGGGTGGGGCAGCGTGTTCGATCTCGCGCCGGCGCTGGGACTGCGCACGGTCCCGGTGCGCGTCGACGACGAGGGCCCGCTGCCCGACGACGTACGACGTGCGCTGGAGGGGGGCGCCCGCGCGCTGATCGTCACGGACCGGGCGCAGAACCCGACCGGCGCCGCCGTGACCGCCACACGCGCGCGTGCCCTGCGTTCCGTGCTGGCGCGGTACCCGCGCACCCTGCTCGTCGAGGACGACCACGGACACCGGATCGTCGATCTGCCCCTGCATCCGCTGGCCGGAGTGACCGACCACTGGGCCCTGGTGCGCTCCGTCGCCAAGGCGTACGGCCCCGACCTGCGGCTCGCCGTGCTCACGGGGGACGCCGTCACCATGGACCGTGTGCACGGGCGGCAGCGGCTCGGCCCCGGCTGGGTGAGCCGGCTGCTGCAGCGGGCGGTCGCACATCTGTGGGCGAGCGGTGCGGTGGAAGTGCCGGCGGTGGCGGCCGCGTACGGGCGGCGCCGGGACGCACTGATCACCGCGCTCGCGGAGCGTGGCATCGAGGCCCACGGGCGCAGCGGGATGAACGTCTGGATTCCCGTCCCGGACGAGACCGGAGCGGTCGCGCGGCTGCTGCACGCGGGCTGGGCGGTCGCGCCGGGGGCACGCTTCCGGATGAGCGCGCCGCCCGGCATCCGGATCACCGTCTCGACGCTCACGCCGGACGACATCGGACCGTTGGCGGACGCCGTCGCCTCCGCCGCGGGTCCCGCGCCCGCCCGCCGTTACGTGTGA
- a CDS encoding pyridoxamine 5'-phosphate oxidase family protein produces the protein MSETSTQPETARAAAYTPTGRTVPTRSKERAAYDHELVHAILDEGYVCHLGFVRDGAPVVLPTLYARVGRRLYLHGSTGSRPLRMAGGTDPGLPVCVTVTHVDGLVLARSAFHHSINYRSVVVHGIAHQVTDPDEKREALDALVDQVVPGRSCDSRAANAKELAATAVIGLDLREVSAKLRTGGPNDDPEDLALPHWTGVVPVTKGHGTPIPAADLAPGIDVPDYLTAR, from the coding sequence ATGTCGGAGACGAGCACACAGCCAGAGACGGCGCGGGCCGCCGCCTACACCCCGACCGGCCGCACCGTCCCCACGCGTTCCAAGGAGCGCGCCGCGTACGACCACGAACTGGTCCACGCGATACTCGACGAGGGCTACGTCTGCCACCTCGGCTTCGTCCGGGACGGCGCGCCGGTGGTGCTGCCCACCCTCTACGCGCGGGTCGGCCGACGCCTCTACCTGCACGGGTCGACGGGCTCGCGGCCCCTGCGGATGGCCGGCGGGACCGACCCCGGTCTGCCGGTCTGTGTGACCGTCACCCATGTCGACGGACTGGTCCTGGCCCGGTCCGCCTTCCACCACTCGATCAACTACCGCTCCGTGGTGGTGCACGGCATCGCCCACCAGGTGACGGATCCGGACGAGAAGCGGGAGGCCCTGGACGCACTGGTCGACCAGGTCGTCCCCGGCCGCTCCTGCGACTCCCGCGCGGCCAACGCCAAGGAACTGGCCGCCACCGCGGTGATCGGCCTCGACCTGCGCGAGGTCTCCGCCAAGCTGCGCACCGGCGGCCCGAACGACGACCCCGAGGACCTGGCCCTCCCCCACTGGACCGGCGTCGTTCCCGTCACCAAGGGACACGGCACCCCGATCCCCGCCGCCGACCTCGCCCCCGGCATCGACGTCCCCGACTACCTGACGGCCCGGTAG
- a CDS encoding DMT family transporter has protein sequence MPVHTSQGSQGNRGKGVGLGLALVSAVAFGGSGVAAKPLIEAGLDPLHVVWLRVTGAALVMLPLAVRHRALLRRRPALLAGFGLLAVAGVQACYFAAISRIPVGVALLVEYLAPALVLGWVRFVQRRPVTRAAALGVVLAAGGLACVVEVWSGLGFDALGLLLALGAACCQVGYFVLSDQGSDAGDEAPDPLGVIAYGLLVGSLLLTLVARPWTMDWSVLGGGADMNGTSVPAALLLGWIVLIATVVAYVTGVLSVRRLSPQVAGVVACLEAVIATVLAWVLLGEHLSAPQIVGGAVVLAGAFIAQSSAPVKPSEGPFLGGAAGVEAGDPARELSARGGTAQVRS, from the coding sequence GTGCCGGTGCATACGTCTCAGGGCAGTCAGGGCAATCGTGGAAAGGGCGTCGGCCTGGGCCTCGCCCTCGTGTCGGCGGTCGCCTTCGGCGGATCGGGTGTCGCGGCGAAACCGCTGATCGAGGCAGGTCTGGACCCGCTCCACGTGGTGTGGCTGAGGGTCACGGGCGCCGCTTTGGTGATGCTGCCGCTGGCCGTACGCCATCGCGCGCTGCTTCGGCGGCGTCCCGCGCTGCTGGCCGGGTTCGGTCTGCTCGCCGTGGCCGGTGTCCAGGCCTGCTACTTCGCGGCGATCTCCCGCATACCCGTCGGCGTCGCCCTGCTCGTCGAGTACCTCGCGCCGGCGCTCGTGCTCGGCTGGGTGCGGTTCGTGCAGCGCAGGCCCGTGACGCGTGCCGCGGCACTCGGTGTCGTCCTCGCGGCGGGCGGACTCGCCTGTGTCGTCGAGGTGTGGTCCGGGCTCGGCTTCGACGCCCTCGGGCTGCTGCTCGCGCTGGGCGCCGCCTGCTGCCAGGTCGGCTACTTCGTACTGTCCGACCAGGGCAGCGACGCGGGGGACGAGGCACCGGACCCGCTCGGCGTCATCGCGTACGGACTGCTCGTCGGCTCGCTCCTGCTGACGCTCGTCGCACGGCCCTGGACGATGGACTGGTCGGTCCTCGGCGGCGGCGCGGACATGAACGGGACGTCCGTTCCGGCCGCCCTGCTCCTGGGCTGGATCGTGCTGATCGCGACCGTCGTCGCGTACGTCACCGGCGTGCTCTCCGTGCGCAGGCTCTCCCCGCAGGTCGCGGGCGTCGTGGCCTGTCTGGAGGCGGTCATCGCCACCGTGCTCGCCTGGGTCCTGCTCGGTGAGCACCTGTCCGCTCCGCAGATCGTCGGCGGTGCCGTCGTGCTGGCCGGCGCCTTCATCGCGCAGTCGTCGGCGCCGGTGAAACCTTCGGAGGGGCCGTTCCTGGGCGGTGCGGCCGGTGTCGAAGCGGGCGATCCCGCAAGGGAGTTGTCCGCCCGGGGCGGCACGGCCCAGGTCCGGAGCTGA
- a CDS encoding Clp protease N-terminal domain-containing protein, with protein sequence MTRIPGADGVGDVPPRIPSQSAAESGPHRTELEAGLSDELASVVSAARRRALRDGDRQIDTAHLLHSLLESDQGVRAVFDGAPQVARLLGYLVQRSIGYGLRWQSAVEDSGAVPVVVEAGWSPVAAGAMEGACARAGLRGEARARCLDLLAAIVADPQARAVEVLRRAGADARVLLPRIESALRNECADECADECAGEQADGSAGRSAGGYRTVPGAESSR encoded by the coding sequence ATGACCCGGATCCCGGGGGCTGATGGGGTGGGAGATGTGCCACCCCGTATCCCCTCGCAGTCGGCCGCCGAGAGCGGTCCCCACCGTACGGAACTCGAGGCCGGGCTCAGTGACGAGCTCGCCTCGGTGGTCTCCGCCGCGCGCAGACGGGCGCTGCGGGACGGGGACCGGCAGATCGACACGGCCCACCTGCTGCACTCGCTGTTGGAGTCCGACCAGGGGGTGCGCGCCGTCTTCGACGGTGCCCCACAGGTCGCCCGGCTGCTCGGCTATCTCGTCCAGCGCAGCATCGGCTACGGGCTGCGCTGGCAGAGCGCCGTGGAGGACTCGGGTGCCGTGCCGGTGGTGGTCGAGGCGGGCTGGTCCCCGGTGGCGGCGGGTGCCATGGAGGGCGCGTGCGCACGCGCCGGACTGCGCGGTGAGGCGCGGGCCCGCTGTCTCGACCTGCTCGCCGCGATCGTCGCCGATCCGCAGGCGCGGGCCGTCGAGGTACTCCGGCGCGCGGGCGCGGACGCCAGAGTGCTGCTCCCGCGGATCGAGAGCGCGCTGCGCAATGAATGCGCGGACGAATGTGCGGACGAATGCGCGGGCGAACAGGCAGACGGGTCCGCAGGCAGGTCCGCAGGCGGGTACCGGACGGTCCCGGGCGCGGAGTCCAGCCGATGA